GAAGTTCCAGCTGAGCATTGAACAGCACCAGAGACTTGAAGCGTGGATCAACAACTTCAATCTTGGTTTCAACAAACTCACTGCGAAAAACCATGACGCCTTGCCGCTTACTTGAATGATCCAGGCGGCAAATTTCGCCAGGCCTGATCGTTACGTTGGATGATCAGCTGAACACACGGTTCATCACCAACCTGGGCAGAAAGATGACCTTGCCGACCATCCGATGTCGCCCGACAGCCCTGATCCCCTCCATAGGAATACTCCCCAGCTTTCATCACCACTTTCGTGCCATCCATGCTTTCCACAGACCAGGCACCTTTCAGCACATAAATCCATTTGGGCACGTGGTTCTCATGCCAGTCAGCGGTCCAGCCAACAGGCAGGTATGTCACAAAGGCATTCCCTTCCTTCATCAGGTCACGGGAA
This region of Synechococcus sp. NOUM97013 genomic DNA includes:
- a CDS encoding cupin domain-containing protein, translating into MTDPFSLAPEPESYWHLYTDAEGISRQTMCTISAFELGQLGPGDSPQFSRDLMKEGNAFVTYLPVGWTADWHENHVPKWIYVLKGAWSVESMDGTKVVMKAGEYSYGGDQGCRATSDGRQGHLSAQVGDEPCVQLIIQRNDQAWRNLPPGSFK